A segment of the Methylomonas paludis genome:
CCTCTGAAAACGTCGATACTGTGATGATCAGCCACACTGGCTCCGCCGAGATCGGCATATTTCCGGTGGGCAATCTCGATGCCACCACCAAGCCTATCTTGACGGTTAACGGCAATGCCAGCATTAAATTCAGCAAAGACCGGGGAAATTGGGACATCAGCAGCGGCGGACAAACCGCCCGGCTGGGCAGTTCAGAAAAATTTCAGCTGGGATGGTATGCCAACGGCACCTGGATCAGCGACACCGGCGCGGTTCATGATCCGGAAAACGTCAATGTTTGGCAAATGCTGTTCAAAACCGCGCCCGATGCTGCCGAGAACACACTGACCGTGAACAATGTCCAGCCTGTTACCGGACTGGCGGCGGTGCTGAGTGTGGAGAAACATTTGCCCGTCACCGTGTGGCTGACCCTGGCCGGTTTTTTGGGTTTCCTGGCGCTTAATAAACACCGCAGCCCGCCGTTACCGCAATTGCAGCCTGAGGAAGAAAAGCTGGATATCATTGCCGGTGATGCTTAAGTTTTTGAGCGGCAGGGTAGCCGGGTAGCGTCATGCTTGGCCCGGCCATCCTGCCCCGGCTAGTGGTTGACTAGCATCACCCGGCAGTGTTAGCGGATGTGCCGACTCTGGAGGCGCATGGTTCTCGATTGATGCGCATCACTACCTTCACACATCCTACGCCGTATCCGGCCAAATAAGATGGGTACACGCCTAGCGCAGTACCGTCCACCAGAACACCCGGCCAACGATTTTGACTTTTTTGATTTCGTCCAGGCCTATCAACTCATCCGGCCATTCCTGTATATTGTAACTGCGCAGCCGAATCCCGCCGCTGACCATTTTGTAAATCATTTTTACCCGCAGGCTGCCGGCATGGTCTATGGCATACAGATCGCCGTCGGTAATGGCGGTTTTACTGATATCCACACCCAGAATAGTGCCCTCCGGCAATACCGGCGCCATACTGTTGCCGCTGATATTCAGGCATTTGATATTCTTTTCCTCTATGCCCAGTTGTTTGAGGCTGGCTTTGGAAAAACGCAATATTGGGATGGGAAGTTTTCGCATATTGGGTAAACCTATTCCAGCAAGCTGGGTGGAATCGGGAAACCTGGGCAGCACAATTTCACCCTGAGCCAATGGTGCGCCATCGTCCCAGGTTTCCAGGTCGCCGATAAATTCAGCATTGGCCGGAATTTCCGGATTAATACTGCGACCAAAATCAATTAACGCCGTATCGTGGCGCTGGTCCATCCAGCCTTTGTATAAGCCAAAAGCCATTTCTATGTTTCTGGCCACCATATCCCCCATATAACGTCTAATTTTGCTGCTGAGGATTTGGCTGATATAAGCTGCGGAAGTGCCGACTTTTTTGGCAAACTCAGCCTGAGTCAGCTGCGACTGTTTGAGCAGCAGCACCAGATTTTCGGTTCTAATTTCTTTGATTGTCATATTCATGTGCGTATTAAACCACCTTTTAGCAAAATGTAAATGTGCAATTCGATAAATATGCTTGTTTTTTATTTAGCAATACGCTAATATCGCTACCGGTTCGCTGGTTAGCGGCGCTTAGCTCAGCAAATACAAGGCTTAGAGCTGCTAATTAGCTAAACAAGTTTACCGCCGGCAGATCGGGAATATAGTCTGCCTCATTAACTACCCCGCCTGTCCGGCCTCTGGCCGGGCTTTTTTGGCTGGGGCTGAATCTGGTGTGGAGATGGATAGCAATGAGAACGGCCTGGAATGATGCGGAAGATGATGCTTTGCAAGGTTTACCACTGCGGGCGCAGATTATTTATTTACGCGGTATCCGCCGCTATATGGATTATCGCAGCCGCATCTGCGGCGGCCCTGGCCGGCGCATAAGTCTGACCATGCTGGCCGAAACCGTGCAGGAACTGGTTAACCGGCAGATACAGCCCAAAGCCAGCAAGGATGCCATCCGTGCCGCCCTAGCGCAATTGAAGCGGGCCGGGCTGATCGAACGTCTGGAGGATGCCGATTATCTACTGTTTTATCTGCCCAAGGCCGATACGGATAAATCCGTGCCGAATCACCACCCCACAAGCACCCCGCAACCCGGCACCGCCGACCAGCAACCCAGCTGCGCCGCAGCTGATGCGCCTAACCCCGGCCACTGGTCTGCAACCACCCAGGGGCAGGCACTTAACCACCACCCCACTCATCAGGATTCCGGTACTCAGGTTAAAAACCCACTACCTGACGGTAGTGCAGACCTTGGCATCGCCCGCGCCCCGGCTCCGCCATACCAGGCCATCGTCAGCGCCTATCACGAATGTTTGCCCGGTCTGCCCAGAGTTTACAAACTCACCGACAGCCGCCGCCGTCACATCAAAGCCTTGTGGGCCGATGAACTGGATGACCTGGCCAGCTGGCGGCATTATTTTCGCCACATCAGTCGCTCGGATTTTCTGATGGGCCGCTGCCGGGGCCGGGATGGCACCGTATTTCAGGCCTCGTTTGATTTCATCATCCACCCGGCCAAATTCATCAAAATCGCCGAGGAGCAATACCATGCCAAAAAAGTTTAAACAAGATTGCGCCCCGCCCAGCGCTAAGCCGGCTATCAAGGTCTCACTGCTGGAATACCTCCAGGATAGCGCGCCGGACATACTGCTGCCTTTGCCTATCATGGCGGAAGTATCGGCGCTGCGTTTCTGGCAAGAGACCTTTCAACCGCTGCGGCCCGGCGAAGCCAGATATCTGCAGGCCGGCGGCTGGCGCTGGCCCTATGCCGAGCGTCTGGTGTATCTGGCCCGGGAATTCATCAAACTGGACGAGCGCAGCCGCCGCTATGTACTGAAAGCCGCCGCCGCACAAATCTGGTGGCGCGGCGACGATATGCAGCGTTTTCAAAACATCGTCCAGGCCCATTTACGCTATCGCAGCCTGAATCCGGAGCAGCGCCTTGAATACCGGCGCCGCTTGATGCAGGCGGCAAAAGGCCTGGGCCGCGGGCAGTTGCATTAAGCCGATTTAAACAGGCTCTACCGGATTACGCTGAGACATTACCTTATTTTCAAAGCACACATAGCCGTTTACCAAGCACATTTGCCACCTATAGGAGCACAAAATGGAAAATCCCGATGATCAATTTCAGCGCCGGGCAATTGTCGGTGACCGGCATTTTATTCTGGCTGATGTCAATCAGCCCGACCACTGGGCGCTGGCCGGGCCGGTGGTGCTGGCCACCGATGCCGACGGCAATCGTCGCTTCGGCCCGGCCCGTACCATCACCACCGCGCAACTAAGCGCCTGGGCCGCCGGGCAAAATCTGCGTCTGCAGATAGCCGACAAATTTCCGCTGGTAAGGCGCGATATCAGCGCATCCATAATAGAACCCGCCTACTAAGCCCGCTTTGCGAGTAAATCTGATGGCCACACTTTATCTGGATATCCAAACCATACCCAGTCAGCAAGCACAGCTGATAGCTCAGATCCGGCACAGCCTGAAACCACCCGCCAACTACAGCCAGCCCGACAGCATAGCCAAATGGTATCAACAGCAATTACCGGCGGCGGCGGCCAAAAAACATCGGCAAACCGCGCTGGATGGCTTATATGGGGAAATCTTTTCCATCGCCTGGGCCATCGATGACGGTGCCGTCATGGCCTTCTGGCGCGATGACCAGGCCAGCGAACGCAGCCTGCTGGAACAATTCATGCTGGAACTGGCCGAAGTCAGCGACAGCCAGGGCCGGCGCCTGCCCATCCGACGCTGGGTGGGGCATTACATCAGCGGTTTTGATTTACGCTTTCTCTGGCAGCGCTGCGTGATCTGCCGGGTGCGGCCCAGTCTGGCCTTACCGCTGGACGCCGGGCTTTGGGATGACCGGGTGTTTGACACCAGTCGCATGTGGAACGGCGACGGCAACGGCCAAAGCAGTCTGGCCGCTTTGGCTCAAGGTTTGGCCCTGGCCGAACAGCCCGGCCTGGACGGCAGCCAAATCTATGACTTATGGCTGGCCGGCCGCTATGACGAAATAGCCGCCTATAACCGCCAGGCCGTGAGTTTGAGCCGGGCCTTATACAAGCGCATGTTGTTTAAAGATTAATCCGGCACGATTACGCCGATACTGCCCAAACCATCGGTGCAGTCACTGCCCAGCGGCAAGGGCTGAATTTTGCCCACATAGCTTTCCTGCAGGCCGGTTTTTTTGCCCTGGAAAAACTTGCAAGTGCTGGCCTGCGGGGCTAGGGAACGGCTTTGCGCCGCAGTCTGTGCCGCCTGAATTTTAGCGGCTTCCTCCGCCTCTTCCTCGGCTTCATCATCAGCATCCAACACCGTAATACCCAAACTACCGGCCCCGTCAGTACAGGGCTTACCGATAGCCAAAGGCTTGGCTTTACCGGCCAAATCTTCCACCTGACCCAGTTTAGGGCCTTCGTTATAGCGGCAAGTGCTGGACACCTGCCCAGGTTTAGCATGTTGAGCACTGGCCAGACTCTGCTGATAGGGCAGGGCAGACATGATTATAAATAAGCTAATTAGCAGTTTAGACATGATATTGAGCTGAGTTTAATAACAAAAAAACCATGTTAGCCACTGTATGTAACGGTTTTGTGACAAGCGCTGCCCTTGTCTGCGCCAGTGCCAGATAAGTTTTCAGGAAGTTATTGTTGGTATACAGAAAATATGCTAGCTTCTAACAGGTTTATTTGCCATAGATCAATCAATGGTTGGCAGCGGTTAAAACTCAGCACTTACACCTTACCTAAAACCTGCTCAGGAGAGCGACATGCGACCCGGAAGAACCCTGTTGGCAGCCGGCTTGGTTTGCGGACTGATAAGCCAGGATAGTCAGGCAAGTTTGACCCCAGAAACTGTCAATGGAATAAGCTTGGTTTATAACAGCGGCAGCAATACCACCTGGACTCAAGATGCCAACCTGCTAGCCAGCCTGGAAAACAATAATGGCTATAGCGTAATGGTCAATGCCATCATTGCTGCCAGCAACGGCGTGATTCATGACACCGCAAATAATTATGACAATGGAAATTATGTACTGACAGCGGCAGATTTCGGCAGTAACGGCAAAGTCGATTGGTGGGCAGGGCAAGCCTTTATGCATTACCTGAATACCCAGAATTACGGCGGCTCCCATCTGTGGGCTTTGCCTAGCCAGCCGGATGAAAGCTATGACTACTATGTTACCAATAGCCAATTAGGCGAATTGTTTTACACCGAATTAGGCGGTACAGCCGGCAATATCATGCCCTCAGGCCCGTTCGCCAATGTCCAGCCCTATGTCTATTGGTCGGGTTTGGAATATGCGGCTTTTCCCAGCATAGCCTGGGATTTTATTACCCTCAACGGCGACCAGTACAACACCAGTAAAATTAATCAATTGTATGTCTGGCCCGTTAGTCCCGGCAGTATCGCCGCTGTGCCGGAATTGAATCTCAACTGGCTGTTTATGTTGGGAATATTGGTTTTAAGCAGTCCTTGCCTCAAAAATGCCCATAGCGCCGGCTTTCAACTGGGCATGTTTGTGCCGAACCTTTTGCCGAGTAACAAAGCCAATAAAACAAAACCATAGCCGAAAAAGCTAATGGCTGGGGGTTCGGGCACCGTGGATACCGAATACAATGTCGCGCCATTAGAGATCAATAACTGATTACCCTCCCAAAAACTATGGGAAGAGCCAACCGAAATCCCGCCAACTATATCAGGGTGTAAACCACTTATCCCAATGCTGTCGCCATTCACATAAAGCTTACCGTCCAGCAAATAGGTCAACTGTCCGGTGCTGCTCAAACTATCTATTTGAGCATTGTTTTGCCCATGAGTAATTTGGCTCAATTCGCCATTGGGTGATTTCAGCCAGACTTGTTGTACACCAAGCGCATCAGCCTCAGTAAAAGCAACCCAGCCATTATTGATCTGAAAATTACGACCTTGATCCGGCTCGAAGCTGCTTCTTGGCGTCAGTGCAATTTCTCCGCTAGGTGTCGCTTCCATCAGCTGATATTTCTGATTGGAACAACAGGGATCTTGTTTAATGTAAACTGAATTAATCCCATCCGTACTCACATAAACATTCCAAAATGAACTGTCATGTGCGACAGAAGTAGTGACACCATTTGCATAACGATGTATGTCATAACCTGGATAACTCCAAAAATCCACAACACCGGTAGCCGTCACATCATTCACCCAGTTACCGACATTGCTTGCCACCGTTAGATTGGTATCTGTA
Coding sequences within it:
- a CDS encoding LexA family transcriptional regulator, giving the protein MTIKEIRTENLVLLLKQSQLTQAEFAKKVGTSAAYISQILSSKIRRYMGDMVARNIEMAFGLYKGWMDQRHDTALIDFGRSINPEIPANAEFIGDLETWDDGAPLAQGEIVLPRFPDSTQLAGIGLPNMRKLPIPILRFSKASLKQLGIEEKNIKCLNISGNSMAPVLPEGTILGVDISKTAITDGDLYAIDHAGSLRVKMIYKMVSGGIRLRSYNIQEWPDELIGLDEIKKVKIVGRVFWWTVLR
- a CDS encoding DUF1566 domain-containing protein, whose product is MRPGRTLLAAGLVCGLISQDSQASLTPETVNGISLVYNSGSNTTWTQDANLLASLENNNGYSVMVNAIIAASNGVIHDTANNYDNGNYVLTAADFGSNGKVDWWAGQAFMHYLNTQNYGGSHLWALPSQPDESYDYYVTNSQLGELFYTELGGTAGNIMPSGPFANVQPYVYWSGLEYAAFPSIAWDFITLNGDQYNTSKINQLYVWPVSPGSIAAVPELNLNWLFMLGILVLSSPCLKNAHSAGFQLGMFVPNLLPSNKANKTKP